One Mycolicibacterium sarraceniae genomic window carries:
- the map gene encoding type I methionyl aminopeptidase produces MPVRTALRPGVIAPTLPVPRAIERPEYVGKSTVAEGAEPWVQTPEVIENMRIAGRIAAGALAEAGKAVAPGVTTDELDRIAHDYMIDHRAYPSTLFYKGFPKSCCTSLNEIICHGIPDSTVVQDGDIVNIDVTAFIHGVHGDTNATFLAGDVSEEHRLLVDRTHEATMRAIKAVKPGRALSVVGRVIEAYANRFGYNVVRDFTGHGIGTTFHNGLVVLHYDQPEVETLLEPGMTFTIEPMINLGALDYEIWDDGWTVATRDRKWTAQFEHTLVVTEDGAEILTLAP; encoded by the coding sequence ATGCCCGTACGCACTGCACTCCGGCCTGGAGTGATCGCACCGACCCTGCCGGTCCCCAGGGCGATCGAGCGTCCCGAATATGTCGGTAAGTCCACGGTCGCCGAAGGCGCCGAACCCTGGGTCCAGACGCCCGAGGTCATCGAGAACATGCGTATCGCCGGCCGCATCGCGGCCGGCGCGCTCGCCGAGGCCGGTAAGGCCGTCGCGCCGGGGGTGACCACCGACGAGCTCGACCGGATCGCCCACGACTACATGATCGATCACCGCGCCTACCCGTCGACGCTGTTCTACAAGGGTTTTCCGAAGTCGTGCTGCACCTCGCTGAACGAGATCATCTGCCACGGCATCCCGGACTCGACCGTGGTGCAGGACGGCGACATCGTCAACATCGACGTGACCGCGTTCATCCACGGTGTGCACGGCGATACCAATGCCACGTTCCTGGCCGGTGACGTCAGCGAAGAGCACCGGCTGCTGGTGGACCGCACCCACGAGGCGACAATGCGGGCCATCAAGGCCGTCAAGCCGGGCCGCGCCCTGTCGGTGGTCGGCCGGGTCATCGAGGCGTATGCAAACCGCTTCGGCTACAACGTGGTTCGCGACTTCACCGGACACGGCATCGGCACCACCTTCCACAACGGTCTGGTGGTGCTGCATTACGACCAACCCGAGGTCGAGACCCTGCTGGAGCCGGGCATGACGTTCACCATCGAACCCATGATCAATCTCGGCGCACTGGATTACGAGATCTGGGACGACGGCTGGACGGTGGCCACCAGGGACCGCAAGTGGACCGCGCAGTTCGAGCACACCCTGGTCGTGACCGAGGACGGCGCGGAAATCCTGACCCTGGCCCCGTGA
- a CDS encoding cobyric acid synthase, whose protein sequence is MTGRALLIAGATSDAGKSMVVAGLCRLLARKGINVAPFKAQNMSNNSVVTVDGGEIGRAQGMQARAAGLQPSIRFNPVLLKPGSDRTSQLVVKGHPVGSVGAKDYIRHRDWLAGVVADELSSLRAEFDVVVCEGAGSPAEINLRATDLANMGLARAANLPVVIVGDIDRGGLLAHLFGTVAVLSPEDQALIAGFIVNKFRGDPALLAPGLDQLAELTGRPTYGVVPYSDELWLDAEDSVSVVAGHVVGMPSPPRGERGLRVAAIRLPRISNSTDIEALACEPGVLVRWASEPAEVADADIVVIPGSKATVADLGWLRERGLADAITSHARAGHAVLGICGGFQMLCRRVGDTVETRTGDVEGLGLLDADIDFAADKVLRRWPSPLGGYEIHHGRVTRCVEDAWFEADGAVQGYVRGAVFGTHWHGLLDNDEFRRGWLTTAAAAAGRVDFRVADDVSVPARRDAQLDVMADLLAAHLDIDALMALLDTRAPVRPTVSTRLSR, encoded by the coding sequence GTGACCGGCCGCGCGCTGCTGATCGCCGGCGCCACCTCGGATGCCGGCAAGTCGATGGTCGTCGCCGGGCTGTGCCGGCTATTGGCGCGCAAGGGAATTAACGTCGCGCCGTTCAAGGCCCAGAACATGAGCAACAACTCGGTGGTCACCGTCGACGGCGGCGAGATCGGCCGGGCCCAGGGCATGCAGGCACGTGCAGCGGGTCTGCAACCCAGCATCCGTTTCAACCCGGTCCTGCTCAAACCCGGGAGTGACCGCACCTCGCAGCTGGTGGTCAAGGGTCATCCGGTCGGCAGCGTCGGCGCGAAGGATTACATCCGACACCGCGACTGGCTTGCCGGGGTGGTTGCCGACGAATTGAGCTCACTGCGAGCCGAATTCGATGTCGTGGTGTGTGAGGGCGCTGGATCACCCGCCGAGATCAACCTGCGCGCAACCGATCTGGCCAACATGGGCCTGGCGCGCGCGGCGAACCTGCCCGTGGTGATCGTCGGCGATATCGACCGCGGTGGCTTGCTGGCCCACCTGTTCGGCACCGTCGCGGTGCTCTCGCCAGAGGATCAAGCCTTGATTGCCGGCTTCATCGTCAACAAATTCCGCGGCGATCCTGCACTGCTCGCACCGGGCCTCGACCAGCTGGCCGAGCTCACCGGCCGCCCTACGTATGGGGTTGTGCCTTATAGCGACGAGCTGTGGCTGGACGCCGAGGATTCGGTGTCGGTGGTGGCCGGCCACGTGGTTGGGATGCCGTCGCCACCGCGGGGGGAGCGCGGGCTGCGGGTTGCGGCGATCCGGTTGCCGCGAATCTCGAACTCCACCGATATTGAGGCGCTGGCCTGCGAACCCGGAGTCCTGGTCCGCTGGGCGTCCGAGCCGGCCGAGGTGGCCGACGCCGATATCGTCGTGATCCCGGGCAGTAAGGCCACCGTCGCCGACCTGGGCTGGCTGCGCGAGCGTGGACTGGCCGACGCGATTACCTCACACGCGCGTGCCGGGCACGCTGTCCTCGGTATCTGCGGCGGCTTCCAGATGCTGTGCCGCCGCGTCGGCGACACCGTCGAGACCCGCACCGGTGATGTCGAGGGGCTGGGACTGTTGGACGCTGATATCGACTTCGCGGCGGACAAAGTGCTGCGGCGCTGGCCGAGTCCGTTGGGCGGTTACGAAATCCACCACGGCCGGGTGACACGGTGCGTCGAGGACGCCTGGTTCGAGGCCGACGGTGCCGTGCAGGGCTACGTCCGGGGCGCCGTGTTCGGCACCCACTGGCACGGCCTGCTCGACAACGACGAATTCCGTCGCGGCTGGCTCACCACCGCTGCCGCTGCGGCCGGAAGGGTGGATTTCCGGGTGGCCGACGATGTCAGCGTGCCCGCCCGCCGGGATGCTCAACTCGATGTCATGGCCGATTTGTTGGCCGCCCACCTCGATATCGACGCGCTGATGGCGCTGCTGGACACGCGCGCGCCAGTGCGCCCCACGG